DNA sequence from the Leuconostoc lactis genome:
TAATTTTATCATTTTATCGCCTCGAATTGCTTTCTTGTCCCGTTAAACACGCTAGTTGGCATCTTAATGGCCTTTAAGCCCGTGCCAATCGTGTGATCTTCACTGTATTGAATAAATTGGTTTTCGGCTGCCCGATCCCGCGTATTATCTTCAATTAGCCAATAATTCGCCTGATGGATCGTACCAGATAACTTCTTTTTCACGGCTGGCGTGGTATAGATTACAACTGACTTATCATAATGCGCTGCCAGTAACCGAATCACGCTGGCTAACCGTGACTTACTTGCTTGCGTGGCCACTTGATCGTTGGTCACATACACGGCAATTGGTAGTTCCCCAACATGACTCGCAACATGGCTAATAAAATATTGCGCTTGATCGGCCGCATCAATACTATTATCAAAAACTTGAATGGCACCCACTTTTAATTTCGCCGCCTCGGCACGACTATAACTTGATTGATAGCCATCATCAAAAAATGATGTCCCTGTCGTCGCACGCAAATAGGCAAAGTCAATGCCATTAGTGGCTAAATTACCATAATCAACATAACCTGACGTTTGGTTAATCGCCACGCCTTGCACAGCAAAACCTTCCGGTGTTGCCTCAGTTTGAGTCGCCACTGGTTTAGCCAACAGCCACACCGCAACCGTCGCTGAAATACCAACGATAACAATCAGCCACGTTATCGTCATCAACCAGTTATTTGTTTTTATTTTTTGTTTCATTGCCGCATCATTCGTCATAATATCCATTATACAAAATTTATGCCTGTTGCGCCTGCCAATTACATTAAGCTTATATCACAAAGTCGCTATCGCGTGGCTTTATCTTGTCGTGCACCCTTTTTCATGAGATAATAATTATATTGTGAAATTTTATGGAGGAACGTGTTAGAATACCTGTCATCTAACACACTAAAACGATGTCATTAGAAACCAAACTCAACAAATATGCCGAATTGATTGTCAAGCGTGGGGTTAATGTTCAGCCTGGCCAAACAATTATTTTATATGCGTCTGTTGAATCAGCTGACTTTGCACGTAAAATTGTTGCTGCCGCTTATGAAGCCGGCGCCCGCGAAGTGGTGATGGAATGGTCAGATCAAGCCATTACCAAGTCATTTTTGAGCCATGCGCCAGTCGATCGACTTGAAAACGTCCCTGAATATGAAGTCCTTAAGGCCAACACCTTGATGGACAAGTACGCGTCACGGATTTCACTTGTCTCACAAGATCCGGACGGTTTGGCTGGTGTTGATGCTGACCGCTTGCAAACCTATACAAAAGCAACGCAAAAAGCTCTGCATCGTGTCCGCGATGCTACGATGAAAGATGATATTTCTTGGCTCGTTG
Encoded proteins:
- a CDS encoding GH25 family lysozyme, translated to MTNDAAMKQKIKTNNWLMTITWLIVIVGISATVAVWLLAKPVATQTEATPEGFAVQGVAINQTSGYVDYGNLATNGIDFAYLRATTGTSFFDDGYQSSYSRAEAAKLKVGAIQVFDNSIDAADQAQYFISHVASHVGELPIAVYVTNDQVATQASKSRLASVIRLLAAHYDKSVVIYTTPAVKKKLSGTIHQANYWLIEDNTRDRAAENQFIQYSEDHTIGTGLKAIKMPTSVFNGTRKQFEAIK